One segment of Triticum aestivum cultivar Chinese Spring chromosome 2A, IWGSC CS RefSeq v2.1, whole genome shotgun sequence DNA contains the following:
- the LOC123184492 gene encoding probable amidase At4g34880 encodes MASLQLQAVAAVLALVAAGAGAAHGFEFHEATVEAIQLGFSNGTLTSTALVRFYLDQIGRLNPLLRAVIEVNPDALRQAQHADAERRRGSGTATGSLRGVPVLLKDNIATRDALNTTAGSLALLGSVVKRDAGVAARLRRAGALVLGKASLSEWANFRPVEAGWSARGGQARNPYVLSSTPCGSSAGSGVAAAANMAAVTLGTETDGSILCPSSFNSVVGIKPTLGLTSRAGVVPITPLQDTVGPMCRTVSDAVHVLDAIVGYDTQDAAATGAASKYIPHGGYTQFLKKNGLKGKRIGVPNGFFQGYDQTQLNTYKQHLATMRKLGAVVIEKLDVAANLTALLVEIYSEGIAMQAEFKLSINAYLADLVYSPVHSLADIIAFNNNHPVEERLKDFGQPDLIAAQSTNGIGPVERAAIRRLKELNTNGLEKLMMEHQLDAIVAPNSDISSLLAISGHPGIVVPAGYDEKGFPFGICFGGLQGYEPRLIEMAYSFEQATKVRRPPMFKP; translated from the exons ATGGCGTCGCTGCAGCTGCAAGCTGTCGCTGCCGTCCTGGCTCtcgtggccgccggcgccggtgcCGCGCACGGCTTCGAGTTCCACGAGGCCACCGTCGAAGCCATCCAGCTAGGGTTCAGCAACGGGACTCTCACCTCCACGGCGCTCGTCCGGTTCTACCTGGATCAGATCGGCCGCCTCAACCCGCTGCTGCGCGCCGTCATCGAGGTCAACCCGGACGCGCTCCGGCAGGCCCAGCATGCCGACGCCGAGCGCCGCCGCGGCAGCGGCACGGCCACCGGCTCGCTGCGCGGCGTCCCCGTCCTGCTCAAGGACAACATCGCGACCCGTGACGCGCTCAACACCACGGCGGGCTCGCTGGCTCTCCTCGGCTCCGTGGTGAAGCGTGACGCCGGCGTGGCGGCCCGGCTCCGGCGTGCGGGCGCCCTGGTGCTCGGCAAGGCCAGCCTGTCCGAGTGGGCCAATTTCCGCCCGGTCGAAGCCGGGTGGAGCGCCCGCGGCGGCCAGGCGCGGAACCCGTACGTGCTGTCGTCTACCCCGTGCGGGTCGAGCGCCGGGTCCGGCGTGGCCGCGGCGGCCAACATGGCGGCCGTGACGCTCGGCACCGAGACCGACGGCTCCATACTTTGCCCGTCGTCGTTCAACTCGGTTGTCGGCATCAAGCCGACGTTGGGGTTGACCAGCCGGGCCGGCGTCGTCCCCATCACTCCGTTGCAGGACACCGTGGG ACCGATGTGCCGGACGGTGTCGGACGCGGTGCACGTGCTGGATGCCATCGTCGGCTACGACACGCAAGACGCCGCGGCCACCGGAGCGGCATCCAAGTACATCCCGCACGGCGGGTACACGCAGTTCCTAAAGAAAAACGGGCTAAAAGGCAAGAGGATCGGCGTCCCCAATGGCTTCTTCCAAGGATACGACCAGACGCAGTTGAATACGTACAAGCAGCACCTCGCCACAATGAG GAAACTTGGAGCAGTGGTGATCGAGAAGCTGGACGTCGCTGCCAATTTGACCGCTCTATTGGTTGAGATTTATTCCGAGGGGATTGCCATGCAGGCAGAGTTCAAACTGAGCATAAACGCGTATTTGGCAGACTTGGTCTACTCCCCGGTCCATTCGCTAGCAGACATCATAGCATTCAACAACAACCATCCTGTGGAG GAGAGGCTGAAAGATTTCGGGCAGCCTGATCTTATAGCTGCCCAAAGCACAAACGGCATTGGGCCTGTAGAGAGGGCCGCAATCCGTCGCCTGAAGGAGCTGAACACGAATGGGCTGGAGAAGCTAATGATGGAGCACCAATTAGACGCGATCGTTGCGCCTAACAGCGATATTTCTAGCCTTCTCGCCATTAGCGGCCACCCTGGTATCGTTGTGCCGGCGGGGTACGACGAGAAGGGGTTCCCCTTCGGGATATGCTTCGGCGGGCTGCAGGGGTATGAGCCGAGGCTGATCGAGATGGCCTATTCTTTCGAGCAGGCTACTAAAGTGAGGAGGCCACCCATGTTCAAGCCCTAG